The following are from one region of the Pelagibaculum spongiae genome:
- the hsdR gene encoding EcoAI/FtnUII family type I restriction enzme subunit R, whose amino-acid sequence MSHHGIDKSKLSETDIISKFVLPAIKDVGWDDLTQIRQEVKLRDGKVVVRGTVASRLKVKSADIVLYHKPSMPLAVIEAKANKHEMGKGMQQGLDYARLLDVPFVFATNGDGFIFHDKTGLCNATLETQIALEDFPTPEQLWQKFCIWKGYTEQQLPIITQDYYDDDSGKTPRYYQLQAINKTIEAVSSGQDRALLVMATGTGKTYTAFQIIWRLWKAKNKRRILFLADRTALIEQTKKGDFQPFGTAMTWSKNRTVDPAFEIHLGLYQALTGPEEHQKAYKQVSPDFFDLIVIDECHRGSAAEDSAWREILDYFSSATQIGLTATPKETNEVSNIDYFGDPVYTYSLKEGIEDGFLAPYKVVRVDIDIDLQGWRPTKGQVDKNNEIIDDRIYNQKDFDRSMVIDERTHLVAQTITNYLKRTDPMAKTIVFCNDIDHADRMRRALINLNPEQYQKNEKYVMKITGDDELGKAQLENFTNPKKAYPVITTTSELMTTGIDAKTCKLVVLDQNIQSMTKFKQIIGRGTRIDDKYNKLWFTILDFKKATELFADERFDGEPVKIINTTPAEVEDPDVNIEGDDYTPTEIDGSELIHEIPPEADGGFNNSNDQPWTDFEPTDDQEVKITKFHVNGVTVKVMAERVQYYDTDGKLVTESFKDYTKKALKKQFASLDEFTKKWNDSERKQAIIDELETAGVLWDALEQEVGKALDPFDLICHVVYDQPPLTRRERADNVKKRNYFTRYSETAQMVLSNLLEKYADVGVQEIENKNILKLEPFSEIGRPIEIVKKGFGKPADYEQALTELEAEIYRIG is encoded by the coding sequence ATGAGTCACCACGGTATTGATAAATCGAAGCTTTCTGAAACCGATATCATCAGCAAGTTTGTGCTGCCTGCGATCAAAGATGTCGGCTGGGACGATCTAACCCAGATTCGCCAAGAAGTAAAACTGCGTGATGGCAAGGTGGTGGTGCGAGGTACAGTCGCATCGCGGTTGAAAGTGAAGTCTGCAGATATCGTGCTCTACCATAAACCCAGCATGCCGCTAGCGGTAATAGAAGCCAAAGCCAACAAACATGAAATGGGCAAAGGCATGCAGCAAGGGTTAGATTATGCCCGGCTGCTTGATGTGCCGTTTGTGTTTGCAACCAATGGCGATGGTTTTATCTTTCACGACAAAACTGGCCTTTGTAACGCAACGCTAGAAACCCAAATTGCATTGGAAGACTTTCCAACGCCTGAGCAACTGTGGCAAAAGTTTTGTATTTGGAAGGGCTATACCGAACAGCAACTGCCAATTATCACCCAAGATTATTACGACGATGATAGCGGAAAAACCCCGCGTTATTACCAGCTGCAAGCCATCAATAAAACCATAGAAGCGGTTTCATCGGGGCAAGATCGAGCGCTATTAGTCATGGCGACCGGCACCGGTAAAACCTACACCGCATTTCAAATTATTTGGCGATTATGGAAAGCTAAAAATAAAAGACGGATTTTGTTTTTAGCCGACCGAACCGCACTAATCGAACAAACCAAAAAGGGTGACTTTCAACCTTTTGGCACCGCGATGACCTGGTCAAAAAATAGAACAGTTGACCCGGCATTTGAAATTCACCTTGGGTTATATCAAGCGCTGACCGGGCCAGAAGAACATCAAAAAGCCTACAAACAGGTTTCGCCAGATTTTTTTGATTTGATTGTTATCGACGAGTGCCACCGTGGCAGTGCCGCAGAAGACAGTGCTTGGCGGGAAATTCTCGATTACTTTTCTAGTGCGACTCAAATCGGTTTAACCGCCACACCGAAAGAAACCAATGAAGTGTCTAATATCGATTACTTCGGTGATCCGGTTTATACCTACTCACTGAAAGAAGGTATTGAAGACGGTTTCCTCGCGCCTTACAAAGTGGTGCGGGTGGATATCGATATTGACCTGCAAGGCTGGCGACCCACTAAAGGTCAGGTGGATAAAAATAACGAAATTATTGACGACCGAATTTATAATCAAAAAGATTTCGACCGCAGCATGGTAATTGATGAGCGCACCCATTTAGTTGCGCAAACCATTACCAACTATTTAAAACGTACTGACCCGATGGCGAAAACCATCGTTTTCTGCAACGACATTGACCACGCCGATAGAATGCGCCGGGCTTTAATTAATTTAAACCCTGAGCAATATCAGAAAAATGAAAAATATGTAATGAAAATTACCGGTGATGATGAACTGGGTAAAGCGCAGTTAGAAAATTTCACCAATCCGAAAAAAGCCTATCCGGTAATTACTACTACATCGGAATTAATGACCACCGGTATTGATGCAAAAACCTGTAAGCTAGTGGTGTTAGACCAGAACATTCAGTCAATGACCAAGTTCAAACAAATCATTGGTCGTGGCACTCGAATTGATGATAAGTACAACAAGCTTTGGTTCACCATTCTCGATTTCAAAAAAGCCACAGAACTGTTTGCCGATGAACGCTTTGATGGTGAACCGGTAAAAATTATCAATACCACGCCAGCGGAAGTTGAAGACCCAGACGTTAATATTGAAGGTGACGATTACACGCCAACTGAGATAGATGGTTCGGAATTGATTCATGAAATTCCGCCTGAAGCTGATGGTGGTTTTAACAATTCAAATGATCAGCCATGGACAGATTTTGAGCCGACAGACGATCAAGAAGTAAAAATCACTAAATTCCATGTTAACGGCGTGACGGTAAAAGTAATGGCTGAGCGAGTGCAGTACTATGACACCGATGGCAAACTGGTCACCGAGTCCTTTAAGGATTACACCAAAAAGGCACTGAAAAAACAGTTTGCTTCGTTAGATGAATTCACCAAAAAATGGAATGATAGCGAACGTAAGCAAGCCATTATAGATGAGTTAGAAACTGCCGGAGTGCTGTGGGATGCGCTTGAACAAGAAGTTGGCAAGGCGCTAGATCCTTTCGATTTGATCTGCCATGTAGTGTATGATCAGCCGCCGCTAACCCGCCGCGAGCGGGCGGATAATGTGAAAAAGCGCAATTATTTCACACGTTATTCAGAAACCGCTCAAATGGTACTGAGTAATTTGTTAGAGAAATATGCCGATGTCGGAGTGCAAGAAATTGAGAATAAAAACATTCTCAAGCTAGAGCCTTTTAGCGAGATTGGTCGACCGATTGAAATCGTTAAAAAAGGTTTTGGCAAACCGGCCGATTATGAGCAAGCCCTCACCGAGCTAGAAGCTGAAATCTATCGTATCGGTTAG